GGAGCATCTGATTGCAATTGCTCAAGGGCTGTCTGCGCTGCTAAGTTAGACTCCTGAGGTATTTGTGGGATGTTTTGCATAATTTAACTTACATAAAGTTTATTCAATTACCGTAGTATAACAACAATTAAACAAAAAGTCCAGTGGTCTGCGGTACAAGATCCCCGACTTCTCCACGAAGTCGGGGATCTAATACCTTAACTTCTAACTTTGTACATAACCTCTTGGGTAAAAATTATAGCTATAATAGGGAATGACAGAATTGACAAAAACTATGAGTGCTTTACCTTTAACTAATATTTTGTTAATTTTAGGAATAGTCTTCCTTACTATTTCTGTTATAGGACAATCGCGATTGGGTTTTATGGAAATTAACCCTGGTTTTTTTGGAAGAGTTCTGGCTTTAATTATTGGCTTATTGAGCTTGGGTTCTGCTGCTGCGTTGGGATTATTTCCAGTTGAAATGATTGATTTGGTAAGAACTTCTGTTTCGGAGTTTATTCAACAAAATCTGGGATTGATAAATCAGTTTATTTCATAGGTTTCTGTTTTTGAAACCCCTTTTTTTAAATGTAGAGACTAGCATGGCTAGTCTTTACGAAATTTATTTTTCACATTAATTTTTCAAAATCGTATTAGATATTTTCAGCAAATCTCTAGAAAGTGGGCTTTAGCCCTATCTACAATCAGGGACTTCCAAATAAAAAAGTCTTCAAATATATCTTGTGGTACGGGCGACACGAGCCGTCACTAGTAGAGAACGGGCGGGGACGCCCGTGCCACAAGATTGGGTAATTTCCCTAAATTAGAAGACAAATCTAAAATGCACCTAAAAAGCTGCACATTAGAGCAGTGAGGACAATCGACGTGATAACAACGTAAGTATAATCTCCCTGTCGTAAAAATATGAATAGAGAAATAACGACTCGCAATATAGGAACTGCAACTAATAGCAGTAGTCCAAGTTGAATAATTCCACGATAGCTGCCTGCTCGAATAACATCTATAACACCTACAGGAGAACGAAATTCAAATGATTCTTCTTTAAAAATTTGATATTGGGCAGGTTCACTACCGTGGCGGATGATGTAGAGTAAACCTCCGATGAAAATGACAGCACTAGCAATGAGTACGCCATATTTTAATAAATTGCTAAGTAACGGCTCAAGTTGTAAATCACTTAACGTCTTTGTACCGGAGTTGCTAGCATCAAGCTCAGAGTTATGAGAGGCTGGTGTAGCTGCGTTGATGTCCTGCTGAGTTAAGTTGCGATAAGCCTCTGGCTTAACAGCTGAAGCCGTATCGCCAAATTGCTGTAACTGAACTTGAGTTGATTCACTTTTGGAAAGTGTAGGTGAACCCCACCAAAAACCAAAACTCATTTTTTCCATATTACGCTGCCCCTATTGTTAAGCTGTTAAATACCATTTTGCAAGCCATTAGAACCAGCACAAGACTGAACACAATTCTTAAAGTTTGAGTTTTAACCCCTATCAGAACTCGCGCCCCTAAAAAAGCACCAGGTAATACCCCCAACATAACTGGCATTGACAATGCAGGATCGATGTAACCTCGTGCTAGGTAAACTCCGGTGGATGCTGCTGCTGTCACCCCAATCATAAAGTTGCTTGTGGTTGTAGAAACTTTAAACGGGATACGCATAATTTGATCCATTGCTAGCACCTTAAACGCGCCCGAACCAATACCCAATAAACCAGAAATCACACCAGCAACAAACATCACGCTAAATCCAGCCGGAACGGAGTGAACTTGATAAGAGACTACCCCTTCAGGCGCGGGATAACTACCATTAAGTTGTAAATAATTTCCTAAAGGATCGGGTGACTCGCTTTCTAAATTGTCAAGTTTCGGTTGTTGTGAAAGGTACGCTGAATAAAGTAGAACAACAGCCAGTACAATAGTCAAAGCTTTCACAGAAATAAACGTAGCAATCAATGCTCCAATTAAAGCCCCAATCGTTGTTGCCACCTCTAAAAACATTCCCAACCGTAAATTTGTGTAGCCCTTCTTTATATATGTAGATGCTGCACCTAAAGAGGTGGCAATGACGGACACTAAAGAAGCACCGACTGCATATCTAATATCAACTCCAAAAACCGAAGCTAACAAAGGGACAATAACAACTCCGCCGCCCAAACCAGTTAAAGCCCCTAGAAATCCAGCAGTAAATGACCCTATCCAAACTAATAATGAAAATTCTAAAATAGTCAACTTTATTCCTCAAATTTATAAATTTATACTAAAATATTGACTAGGATATTTGTATAGTTTGTAACTAAAATGGTTAGTGGTTAGTAGTTGATGGTGTAGGACAGGCGTCTCGCCTGTCATTATTAGTGGTTTTTTACAACTAACAACTAACAATCCTTGACAAAAGAAAGTAGAGGAGTCAAAACACCACTTTCTATCAAAATCAAAGCACCTAATCCCATCAAGACAAATGGGACAAAATTATTGCCATGACAAGATAGCATTTCAGCTATGGCTCTTTGATTGGTTAATTGATACGCTGCAAAGCACAAAGCTCCTACAAGTAGAAAAAAGACTCCTATAATAACAAGCAAGCTTTCCAAAGTGCTGCTAGCAAATAAAGGAATATAAATACTAATGTTATCGCTGCCATTCGCAAACGTCACAGCAGCAACACTGTAAATTTGTACATTAAAAAATTTGGTAAAAACCGAGCGTTGAGTCTGCTCTGGTTCTTCCTCAGCTTTTTCCGAATCTTCATCTTTATTCATTAAGCACCTAATACCAATTAAGATTGGCACTAAGCCAAAGAGTCCAATCCATGGTTTCGGTACAATTAAACCTCCAAAAAAACCGGGAAGACTGGCAAGAACCAGTACTGCAAAGCCTAAGTACTGACCAAGTATAATATGCCAGCGACGAAATGTCTCGTTAACTTGTGAAAAAAAGATTGTCAGGAGAACAATATCATCAATGTTGGTAGCACCAAAAGCAGCAGCCCCCGTGCTAATTGCACTTACTAATCCACTCATGTCAATTTTGGATTTTGGATTTTAGATTTTGGATTTTAGATTTTGGATTTTGGATTCTTTATCTGCGTTCATCTGCGGTTATAAATTGAAATTAAAGCCCATCACGATCGCTAAATCGGGCATGAATTTCTTCTACTCCTTGCCGCATTTCCGCAACAATATTAGGCGATCGCAGTCTCTGTAATACAAACGTACCACAAGTGACAGCCAAATACATCAAGAATAGGTAGGGGAAAACATCATAGGGTGCTTCTGGAACTGGAAACATTGTGCTACCTGGAATGCCCACACTTCCCAATACAGGAATCATCATAAACGCAACCGCTAGCACAGAGAAAACGATATGATGCAAGCGGAGTTTACCAATTTTATATAGATAAACTGGTGCAGCAAGAGAAATGAGGATATAAACTGTGAGAAATCCATAACTACATATAGCCCCCAGGTAACCCATACTCTCAAACAACTTAACGTTAAATAGGGACATAAGTGCAGGAACTAAGAAGATTGCAAACGAGCAGATTGTCACTGCAATATGGGGAGTGCGATTCAAGGAGTGTGCATTACCCAGCTTGGAGTAGAACAATCCGTGACGTGCCATCATGAAGAATATTCTAGCAGCAGGATTGATACAGCCCAGAACGCAAGCGAAAAAGCTAAACAGCGCTCCAACAGCAATCAACTCTCCCAAAAATCCCATACCTACTTGTTGGGATAAAAACCTTAAAGGTTCTTCGGTTTCGGTAATCGACATACCAGTACCGCTAAAACCTAACACTTCAATATATGTTGTCGATATATAAAATAGCCCAGCCAGAATAACACTACCCATCACCGATCTGGGAATGGTTTGTAACGGTTTTTTGGCTTCATCACCTAACGATGTAGCACTTTCAAAGCCAGAAAAAGCAAACATCACCAACACCAATCCCGTTGCAACTTTGCCAGGAGTGACATCAGAAAGTGTCAGTTGTGACATATCTAGAGCAAAACCTTTATTTGCCCAAACGATCGCGCACAATACTGCAATCAGAGCAAGCGAGATTCCTTCGAGCCAAAGCATTGCCATAGCAGAAAGCTGAATATCTTTATAGGCTGCATACCAGGCTATTCCAGCACCCAACGCCAATAGTGTAATGCTGGAGGGATGAATACCCAATTGACCAATTAAAATTCCACTGAAGTTGGCGAAACCACACAATACCGACATTCCCGTGAACAAATATGCCAGCACCAAACTCCAGCCACAAATAACACCAGCTGTTGGACCTAAACCTTTAACAATGTAAGAGTAGAGGGAACCGGGAGAAGCCGAACGACTGGCAAACTGATTAATGTTGATACTGACTAAGACCAGTCCAATTAACCCGATGAGAAAACTTAACCACGCTCCTTTTCCCGATAGTGCTACTATCAAACCAATATTAGATGCAGGAATTGTGGTAGGTGCAATAACAGCAAAGGATTGAGCTAGAACTTCCCCAAAAGAGAGACAAGCGGGTCTTAATCCGTGAGCACTTTTATGGTGCGACAATTTTTTTTGTTTCATCTTGCGAGTTTTTTAAACCTGGAATAGTGCATATTTTGGGTGCTTTTTGAGAAAATTCTTAACCAGCTTGGACAACTGCATTTAAAGTTGTCTAATCCTTCGCATAAACAGATCTAATGCATCATATTAAATAATACAATCCATTTTTCAAGTGATTTAATTGAATTCCAATCGCGAAGTAAATCATAGCTTATATAATTTCGACAATCAAGTCTTTAAAAAATCCTAAATGAGCATTTTTTAATCACTTCTAATTCTACGCCAAGTTCATCGGAATAGTAGAAAATCAATTTTCCTCGAACAAAAATAATAAGTATTATGCTATACAAAAAACTAGTTTTATTTAATACATGCTAAGCCGCTCAGAAAACTTCAAATGACTTGTTAAGAAAGCTGAACAATTTGATATGATTGAAACACAGCAACTAAAAGCCATCAAAGAGTTGCGATCACGTTGTATAAAATTAATTTTTTTTTAAGATTTTACAACTCACTGCCAGATGATAATGTAATTTTTGAATTGGTTAAGATACATATTCGCGGGCAATAACCCAAAACAAAGCATGAACATCGCTCTTCTCTAACCCCTATTCCCAAACCCGTATTTTTTGGCTTTGCAGTTGCTACAATGTGGAGAATGCTACCTGCAAGCCATAGGTTTCAAATTTTTGATTTTGTTATTTGGTTTGGAAAAAATCATGAAAGCTTTCAAATATCTTTTGATGGTGCTGCTACTGCTAGCAAATTTTATGTTTGCTCAACCTTCCTTTGCAGATGCACCAAAAATTACGAAAAGCCCTGAATACAAAGCCTTGACTAAAGAGATTAACAAGTTGCGAACAGTGCAAGAATCTCAAACAGAACTCGAAGGTTATACACCAGAAGAAATAGAAAATAAACTTGGGGAGTTGGAGTTGCTCAAATACGCTTTCGAGTCGGGTGTGAATTGGGGTCAGTGCGAAAACAAGACTGGTAAAACTCTAGCTGTTTATGGGCCAATACCAGGAAACATTGAAGAAGAAGATTTTCCATATGATGCCGGACTTTACTTTCTGGCTAATGGTCAAACAACCCAAAATGACTGGGATTGTCAGGGAATTTATATACCCAGTGATGTCACTGCTGTATCCCCAACTTCTGACGGAGAAAATCAGGAAATTACTGGCGGTGTCGTTGTTAAAGTACCCAAAGGAACTAAGTTAGCGATCGCTACCAATCAAACGACAGGAGCACTGGAATTCAATATGCCCGTTGCTCAAGTGTCCAAATCTAGTAAAGTGAACTGGTTTGTTCCTACAGTCTCTCAGGCATTTTTAGATACACGCTCTACCACTGCGCCAACAACCGAGACTCCACAAATCAGTCTTGGTGATTAAGTGCTATTCATACTTGTGGAGCGGGCGTCTTGCCTGCTATCAATAACTAATAAAGGACGGGCGAGGACGCCCATCCCACAAGAACTTGATTGGATATTGTTTATCTGAAAGTTCTTGAGCAATCAACCATCCGTTACTGATTTCTCTTTCAAAATCTGCTTTTCTTCTGGTAGTAATGTAGTCTCTTCTGCCGTTGGCGCTTCGGTGACGGCAGTTTTTTTAGTGACATGGGGTTTGATAATTAGGCTGACGCCAATTACCCAGGCTATTGAAACCATCCAGCCTGCAAAAATATCGCTGGGAAAGTGAACTCCAAGATAAAGTCTTGTCCAGCCAATGGCTACGACAAAAAAACTTCCAGCAATCAGTATAACCCAAGACCAAATCGTACCCCAAGTTAAAACAACCAAGCTTGCTACTAGTGTCATGCTCATCATGGAATGACCGCTAGGAAATGAAAAATCTAACTCAGGTGCAAGTGAATCCCACAAGTGGGGGCGGACTCTATGCATGAACTCTTTTGCTGTACGGTTGATAATGGCGCTTCCTATAGTAGTGGTTAGCAAAAAAGTGAGCGATCGCAACCGTTGTTGGAGCAAAAGAAGCAGCCCAAGAAACCCGATAGCGGGAAACATAAATTTTGCAGAACCAAATTTGGTCAGCACCACTGCGATCGCATCAAGTTGCGCTCCTGCTGTGGAGTGAACTGCCTTGAGAATGGGTACATCCCAAGGGAATGGGAAACCCCCTTTGCTTTCCAAAACCGCTCTTGCTAGAAGCCCAAAGATTTGTAGGGGTAAGTAGATACCTATAAGTAGCAATAGCAGAGACTGCCAACGAGCAGCGAGTAATCCTTTGACAAAGTCGAAAAAAGACTGGTTTTGTTTGTTGAAGTCAGTTTGAGACATTTTTGTAACGCTAAAACACTGAAAGGATCAAGGGTGAAAACTAGATACAATCACCATTACGACTAACTCCGAAACCTACGGAGGATATACCTTCATACTTTATCTTCATCCTTCATCCTTACTGATACTCCTAAAACATACGTGGGATATATTTTATCCTTCATATTTTCCTAGAGTCAGAGTAATCTGGGTGTTAAAATGCTAAATTGTGATTTTTATTCTGCTAGATTTTATTCTAGCAGAAGATTTATATAGCTTCAATCGCTTACTCCATAAAGCTTTTGAGTCGTAGTCTGCTCGCCAAGTTACTGTAACAAATAATTTAGTTGCGTATGTGCGAATACGCTGGACGTTTGATCGGAATTTGAGTTAAAGTACGGTAAGCCTATAAAGTTTTGTTATTATTAAAGAAAAAGGGGTTTACATCTACCAATCTGGCTTCCATTGGAAGTTCGGGCAATATAACAACCCTGTACACGAGCAGTCGTATGCATTATCTCTTATTACCCTTCTTCAGTTTTTTTGTTGGTATCGTCGTTGGTTTAACGGGAATTGGTGGAGCATCTCTCATAACACCAATGCTGATCTTTATCTTTCAAGTTCCACCCTCCGTTGCAGTCAGCTCTGATGTAGTGGCGGCGACGTTAATGAAATTTGTGGGCGGCTTTAAGCATTGGCAGCAAAAAACTATTGACTTGCAAGCGGTAAAATGGCTGGCGTTTGGCAGTGTTCCTGGTTCCTTGTTTGGCGTAGGAATCCTGCACTTTATCAAGCACACTGGGGAGTACAATCTCGATCGCGTTTTGCTGCACTCGATCGGGGTAATGATTTTGTGCGTCACCTTATCCGCCTTGATACAACTGTTGCTGCTAACATTTGTCCCAAATTTGAAGTTTCCCGATTTACCGAAGTTTGATTTGGAAACTATATGGGGTCGTGTGTTGGCAATGAGTGTAGGAGCGATTTTAGGCTGTTTGGTTGGTTTAACGAGTGTCTCTTCCGGTTCAATGTTCGCGTTGGTGCTGATTTCCTTTTTCCGCTTGGATGCTCGTAAATTAGTGGGTACAGATATTTCACAAGCAGCTATCTTGTTATTTTTTACTTCTCTTGGGCATTTGAGCTTGGGAACTGTTGATTGGGGCTTGGTATTACCAATATGGTTTGGATCAGTACCTGGAGTTCTCCTTGGTGCCAAACTTTGCGAAATTGCACCCCAACGCCCATTGCGATTTGTCATCTACACGCTTTTGCTGATGGTGAGTTACAAGTTAGTTTCTCCAGTGTGAGTAAAGCCATGCGATGGTACCTCTTTCGTACATAATAAATAAACCCAAACAAATCAATACAAAAGGGACAGCAACTCTACCATAGCGGCTTAAAGTATGAGCGATCGCCTCTTGACGAGCTAATAGGTAAGCGATCGTACACCAAACACCAACCATAACAAAGAAAATAATCAAAATCACACCCATACTGGCATAGCTATTTCCTGCAAATAACGGTATGTAGATGCTGATATTATCTCCGCCATTCGCAAGAGTGACTGCTGCTACTTTATAAGTTTGAGGGTGCAAAAGACTGACTAGAAAAGACCCCAGAGGATGGTTTGATGAAGATGCCTTAAAATCGCTAGTTACTGTCTGAACTTCTGTAAATTCTTCTTGACTCAACAACTTTTTAATGCCAATTGCTATAGGTAATAATCCGAGCAATCCAATGAATTCGTGCGGTACTACCAAACCACCAAAAAATCCTGGTAGGCTAGCGATGATAATAGCTGAAAAACCAAGGTATTGACCAATAATGATATGACGCTTGCGAAAATTGGCATCTACTTGTGAGAAAAAAAGTAGAAGGATTAAGATATCATCAATATTGGTTGCTACAAAAGCAATTATACCTTCTGTGAAAGCTGCCCAAAGCGTAGTCATGCTTGCTTTTATGAGAGAGTGTTACTTTATAAAAAACAAGTGCGTCTTTGCGTGGGATTAAACAATAAAGACAACATGGGTGAATTTATCACTGCAATTAGCACGGGAATCCTTGCCTTTACTGCCACTAATATAGACGACCTTCTCATCCTATTATTGTTTTTTTCTCAAGTAAATGCCACCTTCACTTACAAGCATATTATTACAGGTCAGTATCTAGGTTTTTTTATACTGATTGTTGCTAGTCTTTCTGGTTTGTTTGGGGGGTTAGTTTTATCGGCGCACTGGATTGGATTACTTGGTTTAATGCCAATTGCTATGGGTATTAGCAGTTTGGTGAATGGAGAAGATTCTTCAGAGGACAGTGAATCTGAGACAGAAGAGTCTGAAGAGTCAATTCTGTCTGGTTTGGTTTCTCCTCAAACTTATAGTGTTGCATCTGTAACCATTGCTAACGGTAGCGATAATATCAGTGTCTACGTGCCATTATTTGCTAGCGGCAATTCCGTAAGTTTTTTGATAGTTGTCTCTATCTTTTTTCTATTGATAGGAGTTTGGTGTTATGTAGCTTACCAATTGATTCGTCAAAAAGACATAGCCGAGATTCTGACACGATATGGTAATGACTTGGTTCCTTTTGTATTGATAGGATTGGGAACTTTTATTATTTTAAAAAGTGATGCATTAAG
This genomic interval from Scytonema hofmannii PCC 7110 contains the following:
- a CDS encoding DUF1634 domain-containing protein; protein product: MEKMSFGFWWGSPTLSKSESTQVQLQQFGDTASAVKPEAYRNLTQQDINAATPASHNSELDASNSGTKTLSDLQLEPLLSNLLKYGVLIASAVIFIGGLLYIIRHGSEPAQYQIFKEESFEFRSPVGVIDVIRAGSYRGIIQLGLLLLVAVPILRVVISLFIFLRQGDYTYVVITSIVLTALMCSFLGAF
- a CDS encoding sulfite exporter TauE/SafE family protein: MTILEFSLLVWIGSFTAGFLGALTGLGGGVVIVPLLASVFGVDIRYAVGASLVSVIATSLGAASTYIKKGYTNLRLGMFLEVATTIGALIGALIATFISVKALTIVLAVVLLYSAYLSQQPKLDNLESESPDPLGNYLQLNGSYPAPEGVVSYQVHSVPAGFSVMFVAGVISGLLGIGSGAFKVLAMDQIMRIPFKVSTTTSNFMIGVTAAASTGVYLARGYIDPALSMPVMLGVLPGAFLGARVLIGVKTQTLRIVFSLVLVLMACKMVFNSLTIGAA
- a CDS encoding cadmium resistance transporter, whose amino-acid sequence is MSGLVSAISTGAAAFGATNIDDIVLLTIFFSQVNETFRRWHIILGQYLGFAVLVLASLPGFFGGLIVPKPWIGLFGLVPILIGIRCLMNKDEDSEKAEEEPEQTQRSVFTKFFNVQIYSVAAVTFANGSDNISIYIPLFASSTLESLLVIIGVFFLLVGALCFAAYQLTNQRAIAEMLSCHGNNFVPFVLMGLGALILIESGVLTPLLSFVKDC
- a CDS encoding APC family permease, which codes for MKQKKLSHHKSAHGLRPACLSFGEVLAQSFAVIAPTTIPASNIGLIVALSGKGAWLSFLIGLIGLVLVSININQFASRSASPGSLYSYIVKGLGPTAGVICGWSLVLAYLFTGMSVLCGFANFSGILIGQLGIHPSSITLLALGAGIAWYAAYKDIQLSAMAMLWLEGISLALIAVLCAIVWANKGFALDMSQLTLSDVTPGKVATGLVLVMFAFSGFESATSLGDEAKKPLQTIPRSVMGSVILAGLFYISTTYIEVLGFSGTGMSITETEEPLRFLSQQVGMGFLGELIAVGALFSFFACVLGCINPAARIFFMMARHGLFYSKLGNAHSLNRTPHIAVTICSFAIFLVPALMSLFNVKLFESMGYLGAICSYGFLTVYILISLAAPVYLYKIGKLRLHHIVFSVLAVAFMMIPVLGSVGIPGSTMFPVPEAPYDVFPYLFLMYLAVTCGTFVLQRLRSPNIVAEMRQGVEEIHARFSDRDGL
- a CDS encoding phosphatase PAP2 family protein → MSQTDFNKQNQSFFDFVKGLLAARWQSLLLLLIGIYLPLQIFGLLARAVLESKGGFPFPWDVPILKAVHSTAGAQLDAIAVVLTKFGSAKFMFPAIGFLGLLLLLQQRLRSLTFLLTTTIGSAIINRTAKEFMHRVRPHLWDSLAPELDFSFPSGHSMMSMTLVASLVVLTWGTIWSWVILIAGSFFVVAIGWTRLYLGVHFPSDIFAGWMVSIAWVIGVSLIIKPHVTKKTAVTEAPTAEETTLLPEEKQILKEKSVTDG
- a CDS encoding sulfite exporter TauE/SafE family protein, which produces MHYLLLPFFSFFVGIVVGLTGIGGASLITPMLIFIFQVPPSVAVSSDVVAATLMKFVGGFKHWQQKTIDLQAVKWLAFGSVPGSLFGVGILHFIKHTGEYNLDRVLLHSIGVMILCVTLSALIQLLLLTFVPNLKFPDLPKFDLETIWGRVLAMSVGAILGCLVGLTSVSSGSMFALVLISFFRLDARKLVGTDISQAAILLFFTSLGHLSLGTVDWGLVLPIWFGSVPGVLLGAKLCEIAPQRPLRFVIYTLLLMVSYKLVSPV
- a CDS encoding cadmium resistance transporter; this translates as MTTLWAAFTEGIIAFVATNIDDILILLLFFSQVDANFRKRHIIIGQYLGFSAIIIASLPGFFGGLVVPHEFIGLLGLLPIAIGIKKLLSQEEFTEVQTVTSDFKASSSNHPLGSFLVSLLHPQTYKVAAVTLANGGDNISIYIPLFAGNSYASMGVILIIFFVMVGVWCTIAYLLARQEAIAHTLSRYGRVAVPFVLICLGLFIMYERGTIAWLYSHWRN
- a CDS encoding cadmium resistance transporter; translation: MGEFITAISTGILAFTATNIDDLLILLLFFSQVNATFTYKHIITGQYLGFFILIVASLSGLFGGLVLSAHWIGLLGLMPIAMGISSLVNGEDSSEDSESETEESEESILSGLVSPQTYSVASVTIANGSDNISVYVPLFASGNSVSFLIVVSIFFLLIGVWCYVAYQLIRQKDIAEILTRYGNDLVPFVLIGLGTFIILKSDALSLNKLIASCFCLTILVKKNDSLS